Proteins found in one Xenopus laevis strain J_2021 chromosome 1L, Xenopus_laevis_v10.1, whole genome shotgun sequence genomic segment:
- the gramd2b.L gene encoding GRAM domain containing 2B L homeolog (The RefSeq protein has 1 substitution compared to this genomic sequence), translating to MVVMTEPACESHEPMLLLSSKENKPVRLVSETENGTEERKIGKSPCTTPQIRINDADLLDSKGKLRFSGPGIYESELVLDMKQELKRERKKTNSGQFSKSNAQFHKLFKDIAKEEPLIESFTCALQKDLLYQGKLYISARWVCFHSKVFGKDTKITIPVLTITHFKKTKTALLVPNALVISTITERFIFVSLLSRDTTYKLLKSICGHLELGGSTGNSPNPSPIEQSYRTDRPNSFPLDFNVDFSELDGLMRQRRNDIEDCSSTGSQSAESENSQEFSQSQNVPKSQQVLNQGDVFTVRTQERIDITEHRKGPWRFWACLNIWKMLSMNSLLFIYAIIVCILLFSTLYMHSRIEHLEERLSLTGSTKDSQLNLWSVEKAVEGWPINFNTICGELTDNLEKLDKIQRNLQKLLEDSE from the exons cTCTGAGACCGAGAATGGGACAGAGGAAAGGAAAATTGGTAAATCACCATGCACCACTCCACAGATTCGGATAAATGATGCAGACTTACTAGACAGCAAAGGAAAGCTACGTTTTTCAGG gcccGGAATCTATGAATCTGAACTAGTCTTTGACATGAAGCAGGAACTGAAGCGCGAAAGAAAGAAAACCAATTCTGGGCAG TTTTCAAAGTCAAATGCGCAGTTCCACAAGCTGTTTAAGGATATCGCCAAAGAGGAGCCCCTAATTGAAA GTTTTACCTGCGCTTTACAAAAGGACCTTTTATaccaaggaaaactatacatttcagCACGCTGGGTTTGTTTCCATTCAAAGGTTTTCGGAAAGGACACAAAG ATTACCATTCCTGTGCTCACCATAACTCATTTCAAGAAAACAAAAACTGCacttcttgtgccaaatgcattagtGATCTCTACAATCACAGAAAGG TTTATATTTGTGTCTTTGTTATCCCGAGATACAACATACAAGTTATTGAAATCTATCTGCGGTCATTTAGAG CTGGGTGGAAGCACTGGAAACAGTCCAAATCCTTCTCCTATTGAGCAAAGTTACAGAACAGACAGGCCCAACTCATTTCCCctt gattttaaTGTAGACTTTTCGGAACTAGATGGCTTGATGCGACAAAGGAGAAATGATATTGAAGACTGCAGCAGTACTGGCTCCCAAAGCGCAGAGTCTGAAAACTCACAAG AATTCAGTCAATCTCAGAATGTACCAAAATCACAGCAAGTGCTAAACCAAGGTGATGTGTTCACAGTCCGAACGCAAGAGCGAATCGACATAACTGAACATAGGAAAG GTCCTTGGCGGTTCTGGGCATGTCTGAATATTTGGAAGATGCTGTCAATGAATTCCCTGCTATTTATCTACGCAATTAT TGTGTGCATTCTCCTTTTCTCAACTTTATATATGCATTCAAGAATTGAACACTTGGAAGAGAGGCTGTCTTTAACGGGCTCCACTAAAGATTCTCAATTAAATCT aTGGTCTGTAGAAAAAGCTGTGGAAGGCTGGCCAATCAATTTTAATACCATATGTGGTGAATTAACAGACAATTTGGAAAAGCTAGACAAG ATCCAAAGGAATCTACAAAAACTCCTGGAAGATTCTGAATAG